The sequence GTCCGAATGGAGGTGCTGGGTCCCGCTGTCTTCATCCTTGTTCTCTGGTCCCCAAAAGACCTTCTTGAACATCCAGAGCATGTAGACCGCGCCGAGGAGGACGCCCAGCGTCGCCACGCTGGCGAAGACCCGGCCCCAGGCGAAGCCGGCGATGTAGGTGCCGTTCAGGATCAGGAACTCGCCCACGAAACCGTTGGTGAGCGGGAGGCCGATGGAACTGAGGGTGACGATGAAGAAGAAGGTCGTGAATACGGGCATCTTGATTGCCACGCCGCCAAAGTCCGAGATCATGCGGGTGTGGGCGCGGTCGTAGAGCATCCCCACCAGGAGGAACAGCGCGCCGGTGCTGATGCCGTGGTTGAGCATCTGGAGCATGGCGCCCTGGGTGCCGATGACCGTCATGGAGGCGAGCCCCAGCATCACGAAGCCCATGTGGGACACGGAGCTGTAGGCCACGAGTTTCTTGACGTCCCGCTGCACCATGGCCACCAGGGCGCCGTAGATGATCGCGATGACCGAAAGCATGGCGATGGGTTTCGCGTAATTCAGGAAGGCGCCTGGGAACATCGGCAGGGCGAAGCGGAGGAAACCGTAGGAGCCAAGCTTCAGGAGCACGCCCGCCAGGATCACGGAGCCCGCGGTGGGGGCCTGGACGTGGGCGTCCGGCAGCCAGGTGTGCAGCGGGAAGAGCGGCACCTTGATGGCGAAGGCCAGGGCGAAGGCGAGGAAGAGCGTGCATTGGACGCTGAAAGGCAAGCCCAGGGCCGTTGCCGCCATGATCGCCGGCGCGAAAGTCCCGGCCTTGGTGGCGAGGTAGAGCAGGGCCACCAGCCAAAGCAGCGATCCCGACAGGGTGTACAGGAAGAATTTGTTCGCCGCGTATTTCCGCTCGTCGCCGCCCCAGACGCCGATCATGAAATACATGGGGATCAGCATGGCTTCCCAGAACAGGTAGAAGAACAGCAGGTCCTGGGCCATGAACGCGCCGAGCATGCCGGATTCCAGGATCAGGACGAGCGCCATGAACGCGCCGGAGCGCTGGGTCACGCTGCGGTAGGTGCCGAGCATGGTGAGCGGCGTCAGGAACGTGGTCAGCAGCACCAGCCAGAGGTTTAGGCCGTCGATGGACAGGGAATAGTCCACCGGCAGGCCCATCACCGAAAACCAGGGCATGTGTTCCGCGAACACCAGGTTCAGGGGGCCTTCGGGAGGCATGGTCAGCAGGCGCGCGGCGCTGATGAAGAAGAGGCCGGCGGCGCCGAAGAGCGCCAGAAGCTTGGCCAGCGGCGCCTGCTTCTCCGGGAAGCAGAGGATCAGCAGCCCCCAGATCGCCGGCGCGAAAACCAGGAAGGTCAGAAGGTGATTGCT comes from Holophagaceae bacterium and encodes:
- a CDS encoding NADH-quinone oxidoreductase subunit M, yielding MMTEWMSNHLLTFLVFAPAIWGLLILCFPEKQAPLAKLLALFGAAGLFFISAARLLTMPPEGPLNLVFAEHMPWFSVMGLPVDYSLSIDGLNLWLVLLTTFLTPLTMLGTYRSVTQRSGAFMALVLILESGMLGAFMAQDLLFFYLFWEAMLIPMYFMIGVWGGDERKYAANKFFLYTLSGSLLWLVALLYLATKAGTFAPAIMAATALGLPFSVQCTLFLAFALAFAIKVPLFPLHTWLPDAHVQAPTAGSVILAGVLLKLGSYGFLRFALPMFPGAFLNYAKPIAMLSVIAIIYGALVAMVQRDVKKLVAYSSVSHMGFVMLGLASMTVIGTQGAMLQMLNHGISTGALFLLVGMLYDRAHTRMISDFGGVAIKMPVFTTFFFIVTLSSIGLPLTNGFVGEFLILNGTYIAGFAWGRVFASVATLGVLLGAVYMLWMFKKVFWGPENKDEDSGTQHLHSDLSVREIAVMVPIVLLIFWMGLHPRSFIAISERPIAHLLDAAKAPEPRVKMPPQPESAPVPPNGPAAGGDAPIHHAGAGEEVHK